The genomic stretch tgaccttctgacataatggtcaaatttatttgacatcatggttgttgtttgcccgtgtttgcctcatgttaaaattggagagtgacaaatagttatcttcgaccaaatttttatctgtcaaaaagtgtcaaatatttgacgcttggtcaaagagtgtaatacaggcttaagttttgctagtgcaaatagacttgtgcgatacttatactgacagtggcagcttttcagtggttccagctcgtatcaactagctggcatctccatccgatttgctttgctttatcgcagccaacatcgcagcggttctacgatgtgtgggctccactgacgctgacagacagcataacatagcgtatcaaaagtggcggtgatctcgtgtacacattgagatgttagcccttgtaacatgtcagctagctggtccgtatgcataaaagaatatcgatacaactatcgcggttttcagtatcgatacggtcgagtatcggacggttgtgtatcgatccaaaaaatcgaaatatcgtctcaaaagtatcgatatttccgataccgatacaatatcgcccattgctaatcAGCAGTACAAGACtcaaaatagatttttgtttgTCGAAGTTGGCCATTTGTGGATTCAATACCATttttcgcgtaatttttcaaaaggacctaagtaacaatgagagattctctcctctctcactttgtttcgttaattacgtcgtcattataaatattttccaagctttcttccccttaatcgagagaatgttatactgtcttgcttactatgcatcgagtgttatgaaatatggaaaatataacatagttattaatcaaagagaaagtaaactaaGAGAGAGTCTCTtaatgttagataggtccttttggaaaattacgcgagatttgtCCTTAAGGTAGaacggtgttgaagccacaaaagGCCGACTTTGAGTAAAGGCACAAGACTGAAAACACTATTGTTATGTTGATTACGTGTGATTTTGACTATGTGCTATAACTGAAGATGTCGGTAAATTGAAATAAGTAATCCAAGGAGAAATTGATGGTCAATTACATTCCTACGCTCGGTAGATTTCGTCACGAACCAAGCCGATGTTTTTAACAATCCCACCGAATTCCTAAATACGGTGTAATTACCCGAGTTACAGTGGGTAAAAAAAGTATTTGTACACATATGTTATACTGAAATATAAAACGTTTATTCTTTTATGAAGGATTCAAAGTATTCCATCTTATAAGTTAACTAAAAGCAATCATTAGTAACATATtaacgaaaacaaaataaagagTTAAAGGGATTATACTAACAAATCTAAAAATACAAGCCTAAAAAAAGTATTTGCACACAGCTCTTCACGAAGTATTCCGTAGCTTCAATCAATAAGAAGATAGAAGTCAATATTTCGTATGCATCCCCTTTGCATTAATGACGGCTTGTAATCTCCTTGGCATCGAATCAATTAATTTAGCCGTTGTTTCGGACGGAATTTTGGACCATTCGTCAAGAAGTGCCTCCTTCAAGTAATTCTTATTAGAAATCTTCCTTTTACGGATCTGCGCGTCTAGAATACTCCATAGATTTTCTATAGGGTTTATGTCTGGTGATTGGGGTGGTGTAATTAGTCTGTGCGGAACATTATAGAGTAGCCATTCTCTTGATATTTTCGCCGTATATTTGGGGTCGTTGTCCTGTTGGAAGTAATACGACCGGCTTAGGTTCAGTTTCTTAGAACTTTGATCCAAATTATTGCGCAATACGTCGATGTAACTCTTTGCCGTCATAGTCCTTACGATGAAAGCCTCCAAAAAACTTCCAACCCCAtcgggagctgcgtagccgcaaggttacagagtccgctttgccaagcgaatggtcgtgggttcgaatcttagtagaaccaggccatccgatgtcaaaaaaggacttaagcatgggtttattctcaggctccccaccagttacccttcctttacgctgaaatctacaatacctttgcgtgacttcctcttaacaaaataagtccctcttatcgataaaaaactggccagaaggacgcacgacgaaacttctccagggaattataattggtgatatttggcaagaggaacgagtatcggtatagtagaatagtaagcgtgtaaggaagagtaccatattacacacaagcactgatgaacaataataataagcatgccacttctcaatagcgacattgctattaacagaagtgcgggatacagcagacacccgggcatatctcacaatagatcaacgattctggtcgcagtgaggaagtccatacaggaaaaaaaaaaaaccccatCGCTGTACATGCAACCCAAACCATTACATGACCTCCGCTATGTTTTACTGTAGCCTTCGGATTTTTTCTGTGGAGTTCTGTATTGGGCTTTCTCCAAACGAATCGTTTCCCATCGGATCCGAACAAGTTAAACTTGctctcattagaaaatataacACGCCGCCAGAATTCTAATGGCTTGGAAATGTGCGCTTTAGCAAACTCTAGATGATTCATTcggtttttctcagagatgtaaGGTTTCTTCCTTGCTGCTCGGCCGTGAATATTTGCAGAATGTAGTACATTTCTCACTGTTTGGGGATGAACCACTGGACGAACGTGAGCGGCGAATAACTCCGACAAAATGCAACCGTCTAATCTCATATCGGAACTACTCGAATCTTTTGATACCCTGCACATTTATCACAATACTTATTATACTCTCATTGTTACTCACACTAGTTAATAAAGTTCTCTTGAAATCAGCAGCTCGTCTAGTTCACACGCTTTTTTGGTTTGCTCCGTCCGTCGCGATTTTCTATCGTTTTGATATTGCCATTAGGCAATCGTCCCCCCAACCACCTTACCGAATGCTGTAGCGACATATGCCGACAGGCTCTGAGCGCTAACGAAAGGATCCTTCTGCGCATCCCTAATAATTGCTTGCTGTTCTCTTGTTGTCAGCTTTCTTGGTCTTCCAGAACGACACTTATTTTCGGTTTCTAAATACCTTTTGATTGTATATCGACCTTTAGAAAATCCTAGATTCACGGTTTTGCCGATCTCTCTGTAGCTTTTTCCcgattcgcgtaaaaaaataatcctttcGCGAATCGACGAAGGAATTTCAGTTTTCTTCGGACACATCCTCACAGAGTCACACGTTGAGGCATAGGTACtaatcaaaaatgtgaaatgaacTCAAGCATTCACATATGTCAGTATGTTGGTAAGTCACCGAACATAATTGAATTAGCAAGTCGCAGTGTGCCCAGATTGTGTGCAAATACTTTTTTGAGTATGGTTTTCAGAAATACTTAATTTATGTTGATTGCTACCATATCTGCAACAAGTTCAATATTACTTTCAAATGCTTGGAATATTACACTGTTTTATCATGAAAATTTTTGTCCAAAATAATTGCCAGAAAATAAATGATTTAAGAGAACAATTGTGTGCAAATACTTTTTTAACCCACTGTATATACCTGTATAATGTTGCGGATCATTAATCAGTCTCAACAGTACACCTGCTGACGGACAATGTCATTGAAGCGACCGTCTTGAGAAAAATTATGAAGACGTTTTGATTCTGCATATTCCGTTGATTCCCTTCGACTTGTCATTGAACTCAATGTCAGTTACTGCAAATTTGTGGCAGAATACTTTTGAATCAATATCGCTCAAATCCGTGTGTCCGTTGGGATAttcactaaatttttttttcgtgttcgtTAGTACGTTAAAgtgtttgaaattttgaaataatttttgatttttttcatcgaaAAATGGACTCGAAtgaaacgataaaaaattacaaacaaGATCATAGGACGAAATCACCAAAGAAGAACGGGGAAGCAACCTCTGTGGGTTGCAAAAATCCTTAGAAAATAATTTCTAATCGCGTGcctttttgcctgtaaaatatTCCACGGATGCAGATTTCGGTCCGTTAAATCGATGCATGTTCCTAGTCTTAAGATAAAATGTTGTACTCACACCGTATTGATAAGCGAAGAAAAAACGAAGTTATTTATCCAGTAATCTCTTTAAAATACAATCTCGATATGATAttcaaaatcatgtttcaaatgGTGATGCTGTCAGAAAACTAGGTTACCGAAAAACAACCGTTTCCTCAGAAAAGAAACCCAAGATGTTTTGCATAATTCTGTATAGGTGATAACCTGGCGTCGAACAGCATTGGCTAACCTCGGATCAAACATATAGCTAAACAAAATTTCCTGTTCCCCGTCGGATGTTGGGCGGGGTAAGCCCCGCTGCAGCATTCATTACGTCTCTGCACTGGCATCGTGTTGTGATGATATACccgaaaaactgaaaacaaacACGATTTGGATCCATCTTTCCATCGGGTGACCATCTGTCAGTTCGAGACACCCTAACGGTTCTTGGTCACTCTGGACCACTATCAATAAGCAACTGACCCATGGGTTTGGGCAAGGTGTCGGAAGGGGATCGCATATATGTTCACAATAACACAGACAGCTCtatctgtttatttttattttttgcagtttgTTCATCCTCTCTACGCACGGCCCGGCACTGCCAGCGCAAGCAGACATAAACCGGTTTTTCGTGAAATCCTACGAAAAGAGACACTAATAAGAACACAACACCTCGATATCAGGCCTTCTTTCTGCTAGGTTGCCTGTCTGAAACGTGAGCTGGGAAACCCCCAACCTCAACCTGCAAGGCTGCTTCCTATTGATAATAAAATTAATATCCAAGCCAAGCCAGGCCAAGAAATGGATAATCACCGGCGCAGCATCAAACGCGTCAGACCGGGTAGCTGAACCTCTGGCGAGTCAAAACGTTAATTCAACAATTTATTATCACTGTCAAAGATGTTACCACTTATGGTAAAAACCCAGCACCtacaaagaagaagaaaaagagaTGAAAAATTGCGACCAAACTGGCCAAAGACTTCCGACAAAGCGGACCTTCAATTAATACCATATATTGGTCCGGAGGAAGTCATTCACGATTGAATGTTCTGCAGAGGAAATAAATCCCCTTGCGATTTTGCGTGGTTCGACCGTGGATCCAAATTTTCGGGGGATTTTTTCCGCCCTAGTCGCCTGATCGAAACAAACACGATGACGTAAGATTGTTGGTCAGATAAACGTGCAGACTTCGCGATCACAACGTTTCACGTTTGAATTTGCTAGAGACCGCCGTTGGTTTGTTTGCCTACGACGGAGTAGTTTCTACTTTACTCATCGTTTTCGTGTTTGATCGATTATAGACGGAAACTGGACTATAGTCGTGTGAATTACAGAAAACTTTCGCTTCGAAACAGGGAAATGTATCGTGTAATACGTTTAAATTAGGAAAGTCCAAACAGACGAGTTTTAGTTATAATTGAACGATGCAATTCCGACAGAAATAAATCTGCTAAGGTAAGCTGGccaaaaattatagaaaaaagctagaataaaataatcaatcacaataatatgaatgttagcAAAAGGATATTTatcaaaagtgaaaaacagCTAATATAAACAAAATCTGGATCAAtgttttgttttaacttttttgactgaaaaaaaaaacagaaaatttatCAAGACAGTGAGTACAATTAatactttttatttaaattgcaAAAAGCTATCGGAATTTTTTTTGACAGAGAAAAATATTGTAAACAAATTGCTTGTATTTCACCTTACATATCTCGAATATTTCGTCTCAATGCACGGGAGGCTGTATAAGCTACGTAAAATTGGTGACGTATCCCATTTATTGGCATAGAAAATTGCAGTTTCGCGAAAGCAACTGTGTCATGTCTGTTGGTCAGTGCTAAGTTTGTTATCACCCCAAATTTCGCGTGATCTACGGCTTACTCAATATTTACAACAGTAACCTAATTATTGCGCGCCCAAATGTGGCTTGGCAAAAAACACACAATTAGCAAATGCCTGAATAGCCGCAAAAATCTGAAAACCGCCTGAAAGCATGCAAGCTAGAAAATTTGAAGCAAATAGTTGCGGAAATTGGttgtcaaaaattgatttcctaTCTTAAATCTAGCCGTCAGGCATAGCAGAACAAGTTGAGATTAATGTTTTGAGCTGTTCTAAAGGTGAGACAACATCAGCAACAGTGACGCAACCTGTTTACATTTACACTAACTCCCGAACAAATATGGAAACAATACATCCCACTACCTTATTTCCTCAAGAATAATCCGGCCGGTGTTTTTAATCGCATACTTAAAAAAACTCAATCGGCATGTGGTTTGtaaatgatttttatttgtATCCATGCATAGGCAATAACTTAATAGATATTATTCAAAATGGTCATGAACTCAGTACTGATGCTTGTTCACCTGGGTACGCACATTACCACGTCCGTCGTTGGTGCTGGAAACGCTCACACCGGCTCCATGTGGTCCTTGAGCCGTATAGACATTGGCACCATCGTCTCCAAAGCGGGTTGCGCTGGCAAAACTGCCTCCATTCGACGGAACAGAACCGAACGCATTCGCCCCGTTTCCTCCGAATCGGCTGGTCGATGCAAAACCTCCACTTCCGCCCGGGAATCCTCCAAATGAACTGAAAGTTGCTCCTCCATAGTTTCCATTAGACCCACCGAATCTGTTGGCCGTTGCGAATCCTCCCCCATTTGGATAGTGAGTGACGGTTGAGCCACCAGGTCCGAATTGGGACACCACCGTTCCCGTACCGGGTAAATTGTTGGAACTCACACTAACTCCCTGAAAACCTCCGCCATCGCTGCCACCAAAACGATTATTAGTTGCAAATCCTGAATGTCCACCACCAGGGAATGAGCCCGTACTGACACTAACACCTTGAAAGACGCCGGCGCCGCCGCCGCCTCCTCCACCGAAGCGATTACCAGTAGCGGATCCCGAGGAACCCGCAGCAGCACCGGCCCCAGCTTGACTGAAGCCGGCACCTCCGGCGACTCCGTTGAATTGAGAACATACATCAACAAAAGGTAGCGGCGGTaaaccaatcgacgggaaatgCTGCGAAAAGTATTGGCTCTGAGCTGCCTGTGATTGCAACGAAAACTGCTGGAAGCTGCGGCAGGCCTGATCCCATGCGTTCAACTGGTTTTGCGGATAGGCACTCGATTGAAATCCGTTGGGTAACGctgaaaaatttttaatttgattatgcaCTCTTGCTCCTACTCCCTGTGGCTACTCACCATTCGCGAAACCGATGATGGCTATCAAGCCGATGAAATTTCGGTGTCTCATTCTCTGTCTATCCGTTGTCTGCGAAACTAGCTTCGCCAATCCGAAATGAGCTATTGAATTGTCTCAATCCCAAGCGTTGCCTTATAAGCAGGTTTCTCTTATGTTTTTATTACTGACCTAACTGAAAAAAACCGAACATTTGCGATTGACCAATTCTCCCAAGCCGGCGTAAATGTAAACACCTATACAAAACAAGCCAACGCTTATCATCGTATTCCCTCTTTGAGAGTTGATGCGATCCAAAAAAGGTCAGAACGCAAAAAAAACTTCTGATTCGCGCATACACGTAAGGATTTCGATGGAAAAAAACACACTATCAGAATTGAAAGTCATGTTTTGTAGAAACATTTTTCTTATATGTACTTTATTATTGAGGTTTAATTTTGCCATACCCAGGATTCGCTTTCTGTCTTCTTAACGCTGCCATCGGCTGACTCATccgtgccaattcgaaccccgAATCTATCACCCTGTTTCGAAAATTCGGTCGCGTGGCCTCCCGGGCCGAATGAGGAGGGAACTGGGCCACCGTGAAGCCCTTGACCGCCATGACCACCTTGAGCACCATGACCACCATGACCGCCATCGGCGTTGAATGATTGCGATCCAGCTTGAGCCCCACTTCCAGAGCTGCCTTGACCACCGTGTCCTCCATGGCCACCACCGTGCTCAGAACCAAATGACTGTGCTCCCGCTCCACTAGCAGATCCGACTCCGACTCCATGTCCACCCTCTCCATGGTGACCCTGTGGAACACCATGCCCACCGTGTCCTCCGCCCGCCGAAAAGGATTGCGATCCTGCATTTGCAGCTGATCCCGAAAGACCTTCATGACCTCCGTGACCTCCGTGACCACCCCCAGCGGTGAACGATTGCGATCCCGCATTGGAAGCCGATCCAGTGTGACCTCCATGACCTCCGTGACCTCCACCGGCAGAGAAAGATTGCGAGCCGGCCGAAGAACCTGATCCACTATGTCCACCGTGTCCACCACCAACCGAAAACGATTGCGATGCTGATTCTGATCCCGATTTCACCCCACCATGGCCGCTTTCGGAGAAAGACCCGGATGAGGCACTACTTCCCGAGCTCGTGAATCCGTGCCCTCCGAATTGTGGAAACTGACCGAACTGTGGCATATGTCCGGATTGCGGCATCTGTGGCATGTGTCCAAATGGTTGTCCAAACTGGGGGAATCCCGGTTGCTGGGGAAATCCGAACCCGAATGATTGCGCATTAGCCGCTGCATTGCTTCCACTATGCCCTCCGTAGAAGCCTCCCCCACTGGCTGACTGGGCTCCGGCAGCTGCCGCACTGCCACTTTCTCCCGCACCCCTGCTGTGGCGGTTCGACGGAACTGTAAAATTCATTTAAGTTGAATAAAAAATGTCGCACTGCCAATAGAGAATTAACCTACCGACATGGCCGCTTGCACATAGAACCGCGGCCGTTAGAAGCACGCTGCAGAAAAGTTTCATCTCGTTATCGCGCTATTTCAAACACAACTTGCACAACACTGAACTTAGAATCCAACCTCTGGGCGTCGCTCAAGTAATATGACTAGTTTAAATCGCAGAGTACGAACTTATGTTTTATACTTCATTTGAGTGCGAATCGTATTTATACGAACGAAAGTGTAATCTAATTCCGAGCGCATGCGAGCTGTCGGTAAGTTGACCGGCATAAACACTAAACTCATCGTCCGAGAGTCCTGAGCGCTCGGTAATTCCCGACGAATCATCGGCTGGCTGTTACAGTCGACTACACTCGAACGGACCGAGATGGGAGAGAATCCAGTTTCCTTGACTTTGACTTTGTTTTGCGCTTGGTCACTGCCACTAATAACGGGAACCAATACGTAGACCCTGCACAGACCGACCGACATGCGCGTATGACGATGGGCCAGCCCAAACTTTTCAATTCAAAGAAACGTGTATTTTGACCATTGATACAATAGCTTGCGGGgttttgttcaaacattcggTTTTATTTACACACCATCGTTTCTCAGATTCGGTGTAATGCAACGGCAGACTAGTGGAGGCGGAACGGTTGCACAAGCAACAACTATTGTGTTGGAATTCTAGCTGGCTATAAAGATATTATTTTACACTATTAATAAGTAGATGCGTAAATAACGAACATAACAATAAATTATCTTGGCACGTGAGTAAAATCATATGACGTACGTCTGCTATGATTAGCATGATATCAATATGCATGATTTTCATTTCTAAGGGTTTtacccatgggcgcaactacggggggggggggctagggggggctgaagccccccctagaacgtgtttagccccccctagaattcccagagaatgattgtattcaatatatatacattccatgataattatcagagcatcaaaatcaacacaaattgagatgtcgtcattcattggctaagaactagttctgcacccaggatcgattatcaacccttgctctcttactcaccttaccagtcagacgagagctttagtaactcgtgctgtatcaagaagtcgccagtttactcggttttgggctgtgtttcaccagttccccagacgtctcatcactcgcaagtctctttcaaTCTGGTCGAGcaatcatgcacgctgcgccccttaatttcttgtgccggtagggttgctaaagagaagtgatttcacttggttgtcgtccggcattcttacgatgtgaccagtccaccgcaacctattgtctttcgccaggtgtgcaatggggttctctccaagcagcgcttgtagctcatggtgcatgcgctgtagccattatccgtcgtccgcttgtgctccaccTTAGATAGTCACattctgttcgccgataggcaccttctgttcgaaaatatcaaaaggacttccgtagaggactaccggttatcagggttttgtagttttttgtatcgaagtggtcatgtccgatcatcaccgtgattggtgcgtacgtttgtaatgtctgaggaGAACGGGCCGTcattgagaacgtggtcaatttgttttgatgtacgttggtcgaggtaagaagggactttggactgctaatccgcgggcagctgcgaagttggtgcatagcaggctgtgcgggccgataaccggcttatataagtctatccttccgttcatgtccccaacgattatcttgatatctctacgcgagcagctaccgtagagtttctccagctgtgcgtagaacgcttctttccctgcatcaggtcttccttcgtgagggcagtgcacattgggaatagtgtagttgtggaaccggccttTAATTTTCAACAAACCCAAGTTCGTgtagttcaaccgtccggtccggatcagtcgctgtttgagccgcccctagcctgtggggagccgcccctagcctctctaaggagaacaactaccccaccggtttttccttggttgctcgtatcccagtcggtaccacgtggaagTAGGAATAgagcattatgccttgaacctcACTGGGGTCTAGTTTATTCTAaatagtacgggtgaactgttaaaaagcactgcccagccgtttagcaaatctagctctcctcaatatcgaatcattgatcattgttgaaagagcttggcgttgacgatgtgttcaagatattcagtacatcttcggagattctatcccgaagtgattttttctgctcttacgatactattttaagcgtcattaaaaaagcatattcaaactcttttttctctttttcaaaatgacatacatgaaaactagcccccccctagaaattttccttagttgcgcccatggttttACCCAAATCAATTTTCAGATCTCCAGATTATAATGTTACTGTTATATGCATGCAAATGGTTTGACTACGACATTTTAACGGTTGATTAGAAAAAATTATATTCTTGCACTGTAATGATTATGGCTATCAAATACTTTGAAAAAAGATTTGGAAATTGGCCcctaaaaaataacttttttatttttcatcattcgcttggttattttttttttgaactgaTCGTTTTGTTATCAATTGCGCTTGAAATTATCAGAACTGCGCTAacgctatgaaaaaaaaatcagtaaaaattCCATTTGATATAAAGTGGTTGCAAGAGAAACTCTTTACCCTCGCAATAGAAAGAAATAGCATGATGTCATCCTCTAGTAAATTATCTCGCCTTGCCTGTATGTCACAAACAATCAAAATAGATAGAAAATTATGCAAAAACATTTTCTCCACCAAGTAGTTCCTGTCACTTCATGAAATATAAACCATGATGtgtagaacatggtgtaacggttcgATCAAAAAGTAGGCGCTGGGTGAAAAGCCTTTTTTAGATGACGAAGCATTACTTAAGCTGACCAGACATACCGTTTCGAACAGGACAGTACCATTTTATCGACCATTTTCAACCGTCTCGTCTTCTTGTCACTTTGTACCGGCTTATGGATACTTCTTGAAAACTCTCGATGTTACAAGTGAcaagtttcattgttttgtacAAACAGTTTTATCAAAGCAATGAATAATTGTATGCTTTAGCTTCGTaggttaaaattttcaaaaatcaatctCCCCAattgtaccgttttttgaaccccTTTGTCCGGTTTTACTTCCAAGAAAATCTGGTCAACCTACTTCCTCTCACATCCGCTGCTCGGGCATCcccgtcgacagcacacattcagcgcgtgcgaggtctgcctcgaagttgTCGACCTCTATCCAGGCCCGTAGGtaccgggggggctaggggggccccccccacgcgtttgtattgccccaccacgtaattttctcatgtatgtgattgatactaggtgaaaaaatcaaaaaaaatctgaaatactAGCAATAAGCAATATTAAATAGTcaccagttttttttaatgttaacggtatcagtcaattttttggtcGAGCAAATATACGAAAAAGGATAAGTTCTTCAATCTTTAGGTGAGTCAGTATCCTAACTTTCTGTGATATGATCTTGtggttcatgttcatgttcagttcAATATATTTTGGCCAGACTTTTCTACATCTCGGAAGCATAGCCCAGACCGTTACCTGGCCCGAACAACTCTGTTCCGGTTCGGTCCGAAATAAAATCAGACTATAAAAATTGTAGTCTGATCGGACTTTGAACTAGACATTCCACATTCTACCTGGTCTGATGGTAAACACTAATCAAACATAGCCtatcgtaaaatttagaatttgggctgacggttgaatcgctccattctctcagtatttcttcgcgaatagatactctcagtatcgttggttgacatcggtcggcgactctcgaagctggatttatttgaatttcgtttaacaATAGGGCTCAAaaatttcgtcttctcgaaaaaaatcacccaaaaaaatttttttccgatAAGGTACACCAGacctcgacgtttcatgcatcttttagacatttggcataagAAAATTCGATATCGACGATATCATGAACTTTTACCTGTGCATTTCATCAGTCatcatgtcacaaaatatcaaaacattggtcgcagtgacgaaaatacccaacacggaaaaaaaaatcagtcagaaagttgaaacattgatcgctttgagggaCGTGTTCCCAAaggccgatttagctgaaatttagcATGGGGACTTTCgaaccctaccgctaaacgatattcgaatgaccttttttcatacatctcactGGCGCCCTACTgtatatcttccattactcgtcaattgaggtgagtatttttacggctgagTATTTGAATACAAgctcgatatgaatataaatgtACGAAGCTCTTACTCAGTTAGAGTAAAACAAGCTGAACCTGCGTAAAAAATTGGTCCCCTGAAACTCAATTATACAATGTAAACCTGCTTATTTAAGTTAGCaatttgtagattttttttctttgataagGAGGTTTTTAACCACAAGCTGGCTCGCCACTTTAAGACAGAAATGATAAAGTATATATCCCTGCTTTATTTCCGGGAAATTCCGGGAATATAAACCGGAAAACCGGATTTTCGGGaataagaaaattcttacgggacacccctaacgcttatttgaaaataaataagcgTCTGAATCTTTAGGTGCTAAAACAATCGAAATGGGACGAAAACTGCAAACGgtataagaattttaatttctGAGTACCCGAAAactccgttggacgcgtaatgatcctttttttgtcgagcacataacggttttaaactgcttaatccacaaaaaaaaaacgttttttattaaataaaaattctctgccccccCCACGCgaaacggagtagctacggctctgcctctatccggttctctactaaatagtatccttgccggtcgctcatccgccatccgtgttacgtggccagcccactgtaacctgccgtatTTCAGCagcctgcgccacactccattttctagtttgccaccgAGTATTGACCG from Wyeomyia smithii strain HCP4-BCI-WySm-NY-G18 chromosome 3, ASM2978416v1, whole genome shotgun sequence encodes the following:
- the LOC129733111 gene encoding uncharacterized transmembrane protein DDB_G0289901-like translates to MRHRNFIGLIAIIGFANALPNGFQSSAYPQNQLNAWDQACRSFQQFSLQSQAAQSQYFSQHFPSIGLPPLPFVDVCSQFNGVAGGAGFSQAGAGAAAGSSGSATGNRFGGGGGGGAGVFQGVSVSTGSFPGGGHSGFATNNRFGGSDGGGFQGVSVSSNNLPGTGTVVSQFGPGGSTVTHYPNGGGFATANRFGGSNGNYGGATFSSFGGFPGGSGGFASTSRFGGNGANAFGSVPSNGGSFASATRFGDDGANVYTAQGPHGAGVSVSSTNDGRGNVRTQVNKHQY
- the LOC129733112 gene encoding uncharacterized protein LOC129733112, producing MKLFCSVLLTAAVLCASGHVVPSNRHSRGAGESGSAAAAGAQSASGGGFYGGHSGSNAAANAQSFGFGFPQQPGFPQFGQPFGHMPQMPQSGHMPQFGQFPQFGGHGFTSSGSSASSGSFSESGHGGVKSGSESASQSFSVGGGHGGHSGSGSSAGSQSFSAGGGHGGHGGHTGSASNAGSQSFTAGGGHGGHGGHEGLSGSAANAGSQSFSAGGGHGGHGVPQGHHGEGGHGVGVGSASGAGAQSFGSEHGGGHGGHGGQGSSGSGAQAGSQSFNADGGHGGHGAQGGHGGQGLHGGPVPSSFGPGGHATEFSKQGDRFGVRIGTDESADGSVKKTESESWVWQN